A part of Parvimonas micra genomic DNA contains:
- the purD gene encoding phosphoribosylamine--glycine ligase, which translates to MKILIIGKGGREHAMLKACKKSKLVDKIYVLPGNCKMDGATRVDIDMYDIEKIKDFAIKENIDLTIVGPADVLALGIKDEFNKNDLRLFGPTKSATRIESSRYFTKQLMEKLKIPTTKYVVFTDREQALKFVSEIEKFPVTIKIDSLPKNMGIFIARSNKMATDIVNEIFDENENSKILVEEFIIGKEFSIFALVKNSKVYPLQIVKDYKRTSDSDDAEHTGGMGACSPVAKITDNEIEQVVDKILKPMAKSMYEDGYGFEGFLYGEIVVTKDGIKVLSFNARLGDPEAEVLLPRLESDFVQNILDVMDDKEPEIKWNDEVCVGVVLASNGYPSKEKCQDKINLVPIESDICFMGVEEKNNELYAKGGRNLIVTAMAKDFEKARELAYRDIEKLKSDSFFYREDVGKF; encoded by the coding sequence ATGAAAATATTAATTATTGGAAAAGGCGGACGTGAACATGCTATGCTAAAAGCCTGTAAAAAAAGTAAATTGGTTGACAAAATCTACGTTTTGCCGGGAAATTGTAAAATGGATGGTGCTACAAGAGTAGATATAGATATGTATGATATTGAAAAAATTAAAGACTTTGCAATAAAAGAAAATATCGACTTAACTATAGTAGGTCCTGCCGATGTATTGGCACTTGGAATAAAAGATGAGTTCAATAAAAATGATTTAAGGCTTTTCGGGCCTACGAAATCTGCAACAAGAATAGAATCAAGTAGATATTTTACTAAACAACTTATGGAAAAATTAAAGATACCTACAACTAAATATGTTGTATTTACTGATAGAGAACAAGCTCTAAAATTCGTTTCAGAAATTGAAAAATTTCCTGTTACTATAAAGATTGATTCTCTTCCAAAAAATATGGGAATTTTTATCGCCAGAAGCAACAAAATGGCAACAGATATAGTTAATGAAATCTTTGATGAAAATGAAAATTCAAAAATTTTAGTTGAAGAATTTATTATAGGTAAAGAATTCTCAATCTTTGCATTAGTAAAAAATAGCAAAGTTTATCCGCTTCAAATTGTTAAGGATTATAAGAGAACATCTGATAGCGACGATGCTGAACATACAGGTGGTATGGGAGCTTGTAGCCCTGTTGCAAAAATTACGGATAATGAAATTGAACAAGTTGTCGACAAAATCTTAAAACCTATGGCAAAATCAATGTATGAAGATGGTTATGGATTTGAAGGATTTTTATATGGAGAAATTGTAGTTACAAAAGATGGAATAAAAGTTTTAAGTTTTAACGCCAGACTTGGAGATCCTGAAGCTGAAGTGTTATTGCCACGTTTAGAATCAGACTTTGTTCAAAATATTCTGGATGTAATGGATGATAAAGAACCTGAAATTAAATGGAATGATGAGGTCTGCGTTGGTGTAGTTCTTGCATCTAACGGTTATCCTTCAAAGGAAAAATGTCAAGATAAAATTAATCTGGTTCCAATAGAAAGTGATATTTGCTTTATGGGAGTTGAAGAAAAAAATAATGAACTCTACGCAAAAGGTGGAAGAAATTTAATTGTAACAGCTATGGCAAAAGATTTTGAAAAAGCAAGAGAATTAGCTTACAGAGATATTGAAAAATTAAAGAGTGATTCTTTCTTCTACAGAGAAGATGTAGGCAAGTTTTAA
- a CDS encoding ABC transporter ATP-binding protein/permease has product MLQLKNISKSYKTGDLFQKALDNVSLNFRDSEFVAILGPSGSGKSTLLNIIGGLDKYEQGELIIDGISTKKYKNEDWDSYRNHTIGFVFQSYNLISHQTVLANVELALTISGISKAEREQKAIDVLDKVGLKSQMHKKPNQLSGGQMQRVAIARALVNNPSIVLADEPTGALDSETSVQVMELLKEVAKDRLVIMVTHNPKLANEYSTRIVELNDGQIVSDTNPFILENESRGVHKNFGKSSMSYLTSIALSFNNLKTKFKRTLMVAIAGSIGIIGIALILGLSNGVNQFIKDTEEETMISYPIEIDRSSFSMGKMFENSSEENNDGDITEVKAIQKMLSAINKNDLSSLKEYFENDGKAINNYAKTTEYKYDITPMIYTLNNEKYVKVNPNEAMKSMGLSSNNFLFSKNSMNVFYKLPKNADLYKDKYTLKYGSWPSNENEAIVITNSKGALSDFIFYSLGLRDNDELSKMVKKFANREKTDVEEDNISWKYEDIVGREFKVLSSSQLYSYDSKNKVYIENATDSPFVENLLKNNSKKLKIVGIASPNSDESSLILKTGIWYTDDLETNLRKISKESEVVKAQKESPDTNILTNTPFGEKIKQNLDFAKLFSIDQKKLFEAFKIDTSKLNFNANSMKNIDFTKYLNSNSDRDFFKNLDIKFDSDKIIGLISDILKGYLDYSSKDPSTNYRELSNSISDYMKTDDAKNILKEFFGKMISKNSGSLITNEKITDIMKSIMSGYPEFAKKNNYTDPNKFSQYLLEYLKTSEARAKVSAETKKLLNSLGENLKLDNKDISELAKALSNGYLKYAKENNKPDPSKLKDSFNSYLATAEAKNMISSGVKDLINGSLQGNQNSSQSFIENLMKNISSAIADNIKDVLTSSMKNLPQAISIDPSKFGNAFSMNLKEEIKSFIMAMANSNESSYENNMKLFNYVEDNDISKISIYPKDFEAKKSIISLLDSYNEMRKNNSEENKMITYTDLVGAILSSVTTIINVISYVLIAFVSISLIVSSIMIGVITYISVLERKKEIGILRSIGASKKNISQVFNAETGIIGLFAGLLGVGITYLLLIPINIVIRKVTEMPNITAYLSVPQAITLILISMILTLIGGFIPSKSAAKQNPVEALRTE; this is encoded by the coding sequence ATGTTACAGCTTAAGAATATCAGTAAGAGTTATAAAACCGGAGACTTGTTTCAAAAAGCATTAGATAATGTATCTCTCAATTTCAGGGATAGTGAATTTGTAGCTATTCTTGGTCCGAGTGGTAGTGGAAAATCTACTCTGTTAAATATAATAGGTGGATTGGATAAATATGAACAAGGCGAACTTATAATTGATGGAATATCAACTAAAAAATATAAAAATGAAGATTGGGACAGTTATAGAAATCATACAATAGGTTTTGTTTTTCAAAGTTATAATTTAATTTCTCATCAGACTGTTTTAGCCAATGTGGAATTAGCTTTAACTATTTCCGGAATATCTAAGGCTGAAAGAGAACAAAAGGCTATAGATGTACTGGATAAGGTTGGGCTTAAAAGTCAAATGCATAAAAAGCCTAATCAGTTATCAGGCGGTCAAATGCAAAGAGTTGCTATAGCAAGAGCTCTTGTAAACAATCCGAGCATTGTACTTGCAGATGAACCTACAGGTGCACTGGATTCGGAAACAAGTGTTCAAGTAATGGAATTGCTTAAAGAAGTTGCAAAAGATAGACTTGTAATAATGGTTACTCATAATCCTAAGTTGGCAAATGAATATTCAACTAGAATTGTTGAATTAAATGACGGGCAAATTGTCTCTGATACCAACCCTTTTATATTGGAAAACGAAAGCAGGGGAGTTCACAAAAATTTTGGGAAGTCTTCAATGTCCTATCTTACAAGCATAGCTTTAAGTTTTAATAACTTAAAAACTAAATTCAAAAGAACTCTTATGGTTGCAATTGCAGGTTCAATCGGAATAATTGGAATAGCTTTAATTTTAGGTTTATCCAATGGTGTAAATCAGTTTATCAAGGATACCGAAGAGGAAACTATGATTTCTTATCCGATAGAGATTGACAGAAGTAGCTTTTCAATGGGTAAAATGTTTGAAAATTCAAGTGAAGAAAATAATGATGGAGATATAACAGAAGTTAAAGCTATTCAAAAAATGCTATCTGCAATTAATAAAAATGATTTATCTTCCTTGAAAGAATATTTTGAAAATGACGGGAAAGCGATCAATAATTATGCTAAGACAACAGAATATAAATATGATATTACGCCTATGATTTATACTTTAAATAATGAAAAATATGTTAAAGTAAATCCAAATGAGGCAATGAAGTCAATGGGTTTGTCATCTAATAATTTTCTTTTTTCAAAAAATTCTATGAATGTATTTTATAAATTGCCTAAGAATGCCGACTTATACAAGGATAAATATACTTTAAAATACGGCTCTTGGCCGAGTAACGAAAATGAAGCGATAGTAATAACTAACTCAAAGGGCGCTCTATCTGATTTTATTTTTTATTCACTGGGTCTTCGTGATAATGACGAACTTTCAAAAATGGTAAAAAAATTTGCAAATAGAGAAAAAACTGATGTGGAAGAAGATAATATATCTTGGAAATACGAAGATATTGTGGGGAGAGAATTTAAAGTTTTAAGTAGTTCACAGCTTTATTCTTATGACTCTAAAAATAAAGTTTATATAGAAAATGCTACTGATAGTCCATTTGTTGAAAATCTTTTGAAAAATAATTCAAAAAAATTAAAAATAGTTGGAATAGCTTCGCCAAATAGTGACGAAAGTTCACTCATTTTGAAAACAGGTATTTGGTATACTGATGACTTAGAAACAAATTTAAGAAAAATATCAAAAGAAAGTGAAGTTGTAAAGGCACAAAAAGAAAGTCCGGATACCAATATTTTGACAAATACTCCTTTTGGAGAAAAAATCAAACAGAATTTAGACTTTGCAAAGTTATTTTCAATAGATCAGAAAAAACTATTTGAAGCTTTTAAAATAGATACTTCTAAATTAAATTTTAATGCAAATTCAATGAAAAATATTGATTTTACAAAATATTTGAATAGTAATTCGGATAGGGATTTTTTTAAAAATTTAGATATTAAGTTTGATTCGGATAAAATAATTGGATTAATCAGTGATATTCTAAAAGGATATTTAGATTATTCTTCTAAAGATCCGTCGACTAATTACAGAGAATTGTCAAACTCAATAAGTGATTATATGAAAACTGATGATGCAAAAAATATTCTAAAGGAATTTTTTGGAAAGATGATTTCTAAAAATTCTGGTTCTTTAATTACAAATGAAAAGATAACTGATATAATGAAATCCATTATGTCAGGTTATCCTGAATTTGCAAAAAAGAATAACTACACAGATCCTAATAAATTTAGTCAATATTTACTGGAATATTTGAAAACCTCTGAAGCGAGAGCAAAAGTTTCAGCTGAAACTAAAAAACTATTAAATTCTTTGGGAGAAAATTTAAAACTGGATAATAAAGATATATCGGAATTAGCAAAGGCTCTGTCAAATGGATATTTGAAATATGCCAAAGAAAATAATAAGCCCGATCCATCTAAATTAAAAGATTCTTTTAATTCTTATCTTGCAACTGCTGAAGCAAAAAATATGATTTCTTCAGGAGTAAAGGATTTAATAAATGGTAGTTTGCAAGGAAATCAAAACTCTTCACAAAGTTTTATAGAAAATTTGATGAAAAACATATCATCTGCAATAGCCGATAATATTAAAGATGTTCTAACATCTTCTATGAAAAATTTGCCACAGGCAATATCAATAGATCCAAGTAAATTCGGCAATGCCTTTTCTATGAATTTGAAAGAAGAAATAAAATCTTTTATTATGGCTATGGCTAATAGTAATGAAAGTTCGTATGAGAATAATATGAAATTATTTAACTATGTGGAAGATAATGATATTTCTAAAATCAGTATTTATCCTAAAGATTTTGAAGCTAAAAAATCAATAATTTCTTTACTGGACAGTTATAATGAAATGAGAAAAAATAATTCCGAAGAGAATAAAATGATAACCTATACGGATTTGGTTGGAGCGATACTTTCTTCCGTAACGACAATTATAAATGTAATTAGTTATGTATTGATTGCTTTCGTATCCATATCTCTCATTGTTTCTTCCATTATGATTGGAGTTATAACTTATATAAGTGTACTCGAAAGAAAGAAAGAGATTGGAATATTAAGATCAATCGGAGCTTCAAAGAAGAATATATCACAAGTTTTTAATGCAGAAACCGGAATAATCGGCTTATTTGCAGGATTACTTGGAGTTGGAATAACATATTTATTACTAATACCGATAAATATTGTAATAAGAAAAGTTACTGAAATGCCGAACATAACGGCTTATTTATCCGTTCCACAGGCTATAACCTTAATCTTAATCAGTATGATTTTAACTTTAATAGGCGGATTTATTCCATCAAAGAGTGCTGCAAAACAAAATCCGGTTGAAGCTTTAAGAACAGAATAG
- a CDS encoding NAD-dependent epimerase/dehydratase family protein, translating to MKRILMTGALGQIGTELALYLGDIYGRENILATDCSDANKAAVEDIRFEMLDVTDPKRMFELAKEFKADTIVNLAAILSARGESMPQLTWKVNVDGVVNTLEVARELNAKVFVPSSIAAFGAGTPLDNTPQVTIQRPNTMYGVTKVSGELLCDYYFNKFGVDVRGVRYPGIISYKTLPGAGTTDYAVHIYYEAIKNKAYTSYIGKGTQMDMLYMPDALKAVVDLMEADPSKLKDRNAFNITAMSLTPEILEESIKKYMPEFKLSYDVDPIRQAIAESWPNSLDDSAAREQWGWKPSFDLDKMTVDMLENLRKKLK from the coding sequence ATGAAAAGGATTTTGATGACAGGAGCACTTGGACAAATTGGTACGGAATTAGCTCTTTATTTGGGGGATATTTATGGAAGAGAAAACATCTTGGCTACAGATTGTTCAGATGCAAATAAAGCAGCTGTTGAAGATATTCGTTTTGAAATGTTAGATGTTACTGATCCAAAAAGAATGTTTGAATTGGCAAAAGAATTTAAGGCTGATACAATAGTAAATTTAGCGGCAATACTTTCTGCAAGAGGAGAAAGCATGCCACAATTAACTTGGAAGGTTAATGTTGACGGAGTTGTAAATACTTTAGAAGTTGCAAGAGAATTAAATGCAAAAGTATTTGTACCTTCATCAATAGCAGCATTTGGAGCAGGAACTCCACTTGACAATACACCACAAGTTACTATTCAAAGACCTAACACTATGTATGGAGTAACAAAAGTTTCAGGAGAACTTTTGTGTGATTACTATTTTAATAAATTTGGAGTTGACGTAAGAGGAGTTCGTTATCCGGGAATTATTTCTTATAAAACACTACCTGGTGCAGGAACTACTGACTATGCAGTTCATATTTATTATGAAGCAATTAAAAACAAAGCTTACACTTCTTATATAGGTAAAGGAACTCAAATGGATATGCTTTATATGCCTGATGCACTTAAAGCAGTTGTTGATTTAATGGAAGCTGATCCTTCAAAACTTAAGGACAGAAATGCTTTCAATATTACAGCTATGAGTTTGACACCTGAAATTTTAGAAGAAAGTATCAAAAAATATATGCCTGAATTTAAACTAAGCTACGATGTAGATCCAATCAGACAAGCTATAGCTGAAAGCTGGCCAAATTCATTGGATGACTCTGCAGCAAGAGAACAATGGGGTTGGAAACCAAGTTTTGATTTAGACAAGATGACAGTTGATATGTTAGAAAATTTGAGAAAAAAATTAAAATAG
- a CDS encoding glycine C-acetyltransferase, giving the protein MSIHDLKFLQEKVNKLKEDGVYRVLPVLNGKNSSTIVLDGKEMVNLSANNYLGLANDPDLKKRAQEAIEKYGVGAGAVRTIIGNMDLHEELEKKLAIFKKSPRAFIFQSGYDCNIGTIQAITEKGDLIISDELNHASIIDGIRMTKADKAVFKHSDMEDLERVLVEAQGKYKTILIITDGVFSMDGDLAKLPEIVKLAEKYNALTYVDDAHGSGVMGSHGRGTVDHFGLHDKVDFVIGTLSKAIGVKGGYVACNEVAYEWLNHRARPVLFSTTLSPGDTAACIASVEKLIESDELQKKLWDNAKYFKEQLGKLGFNTGHSETPITPVIIGDEAKTMEFSKKLREYGVFGSAIVFPTVPRGTGRIRCMISAAHSKEELDKAVKAFELAGKDMGIL; this is encoded by the coding sequence ATGAGTATTCATGATTTAAAATTTTTACAAGAAAAAGTTAATAAATTAAAAGAAGATGGAGTTTATCGTGTATTACCTGTATTAAACGGAAAGAATTCATCAACAATTGTTCTTGACGGAAAAGAAATGGTAAACTTATCAGCAAACAACTATTTAGGACTTGCAAATGATCCTGATTTAAAGAAAAGAGCTCAAGAAGCTATTGAAAAATACGGTGTAGGAGCAGGTGCTGTAAGAACTATTATCGGAAATATGGATTTACACGAAGAATTGGAAAAGAAATTGGCAATTTTTAAAAAATCTCCAAGAGCATTCATTTTCCAATCAGGCTATGATTGTAATATAGGAACTATCCAAGCAATTACAGAAAAAGGCGATTTAATTATCTCTGATGAATTAAACCACGCTTCAATTATCGATGGTATTAGAATGACTAAAGCTGATAAAGCAGTTTTCAAACACAGTGATATGGAAGATCTTGAAAGAGTTTTAGTTGAAGCTCAAGGAAAATATAAAACAATCTTAATTATTACTGACGGTGTTTTCTCAATGGACGGAGACCTAGCAAAATTACCTGAGATTGTAAAATTAGCTGAAAAATATAATGCTTTAACTTATGTTGATGACGCTCACGGTTCAGGAGTTATGGGAAGTCACGGAAGAGGAACTGTAGATCATTTCGGATTACATGACAAAGTTGACTTTGTTATAGGAACTCTTTCAAAAGCTATCGGAGTTAAAGGTGGATATGTTGCTTGTAACGAAGTTGCTTACGAATGGTTAAACCACAGAGCAAGACCTGTACTATTCAGTACAACTTTATCTCCAGGAGATACTGCAGCTTGTATCGCATCTGTTGAAAAGTTGATTGAATCAGATGAATTACAAAAGAAACTTTGGGACAATGCTAAATACTTCAAAGAACAATTAGGAAAATTAGGATTTAACACTGGTCATTCAGAAACTCCAATTACTCCGGTAATTATCGGTGATGAAGCTAAAACTATGGAATTTTCTAAAAAATTGAGAGAATACGGAGTATTCGGTTCAGCAATAGTATTCCCAACTGTACCAAGAGGAACAGGAAGAATTCGTTGCATGATTTCTGCAGCTCACAGCAAAGAAGAATTGGATAAAGCTGTAAAAGCATTTGAATTAGCCGGAAAAGATATGGGAATTCTTTAA
- a CDS encoding S1C family serine protease encodes MDDKRDNIFEENENNIKNEEHIEETSKNTEDEMKETSDRESMKETQKLFNNENIDEMKETVDEDFGGDYGEHIEEPYDHSIEQEIYNEPYMEDSKAKDKEFESYVDGIVQKEFEKRRKGNRLKSVSKFLLAIVLASSISIAGTSAYLKSNSGKSLLNQSSTDKGATTTTINTSDKPNVEKAVAQKSMQSVVGITTVGVSEDMFSTQKQTKGLGSGVIVSKEGYILTNNHVVDPSKTKSVTVILSDGTKRKAKVLWSDKTLDLAVIKIDPKGLDLKPVEFGDSSQVSIGDKAIAIGNPLGINLKSTLTSGYISGKDRVITLQDGSTMEGLFQTDAAINPGNSGGGLFNDKGQLIGINTAKAGNSDGIGFAIPSNLAKPILEQIIKNGKFESVSLGIRGIDVSRYNVLGQEKLPIDSGVYIHEILSGSPAESAGLKPKDIITKVGDTKVTSNSTLKAALLNYKIGDKVKIEVYRDGKTTTIEVTFSQFDLNKAENKANQNQNNFNPNRNRNRNRNNDNYDRNEDDFDGNNDDNDNNDNNN; translated from the coding sequence ATGGACGATAAAAGAGATAATATCTTTGAAGAAAATGAAAATAATATTAAGAATGAAGAACATATAGAAGAAACTTCAAAAAATACTGAAGATGAAATGAAAGAAACATCTGACAGAGAGTCTATGAAAGAAACACAAAAATTATTTAATAATGAAAATATAGATGAAATGAAAGAAACAGTTGATGAAGATTTTGGTGGAGATTATGGCGAACACATTGAAGAGCCATACGACCATTCTATTGAACAAGAAATTTATAATGAACCATATATGGAAGATTCAAAAGCAAAAGATAAAGAATTTGAATCTTATGTAGATGGTATTGTTCAAAAAGAATTTGAAAAAAGAAGAAAGGGCAATAGACTTAAATCCGTTTCAAAATTTCTATTGGCAATTGTTTTGGCAAGTTCTATAAGTATAGCGGGAACTAGTGCATATCTAAAGAGTAATAGTGGAAAATCACTTTTAAATCAGTCTTCAACTGACAAAGGTGCGACTACTACAACTATAAATACTTCTGATAAACCGAATGTAGAAAAAGCTGTTGCACAAAAATCAATGCAATCAGTTGTAGGTATAACAACTGTTGGGGTTTCTGAGGATATGTTTTCAACTCAAAAGCAAACAAAGGGACTCGGCTCAGGAGTTATCGTAAGTAAAGAGGGTTATATTTTAACTAACAACCATGTTGTTGACCCTTCAAAGACAAAATCCGTAACAGTAATATTGAGTGACGGAACAAAGAGAAAAGCAAAAGTTTTATGGAGTGACAAAACTTTGGATTTAGCAGTTATCAAGATAGATCCTAAAGGACTTGACTTGAAACCTGTTGAATTTGGAGACAGTTCACAAGTTTCCATTGGCGATAAAGCTATAGCAATCGGTAATCCGCTTGGTATAAATTTAAAATCAACTTTAACTTCTGGATATATTTCAGGAAAAGATAGAGTGATTACACTACAAGACGGTTCTACTATGGAAGGATTATTCCAAACAGATGCGGCAATAAATCCTGGAAATAGTGGTGGTGGATTATTTAATGATAAAGGACAACTTATCGGAATAAATACAGCGAAAGCCGGAAATAGTGACGGAATCGGATTTGCAATTCCTTCTAATCTTGCAAAACCTATTTTGGAACAAATAATTAAAAACGGTAAGTTTGAAAGTGTTTCATTGGGTATAAGAGGTATAGATGTTTCAAGATATAATGTATTGGGACAAGAAAAATTACCTATAGACTCAGGTGTATATATTCATGAAATTTTATCAGGTTCACCTGCAGAATCTGCGGGACTAAAACCTAAAGATATTATTACAAAAGTTGGAGATACTAAAGTTACATCAAACTCAACTTTAAAAGCTGCCCTATTGAATTATAAGATAGGTGATAAGGTTAAGATTGAAGTTTATAGAGATGGAAAGACAACTACAATAGAAGTTACATTCTCACAATTCGATCTAAATAAAGCTGAAAATAAAGCAAATCAAAATCAAAATAATTTTAATCCAAATCGTAACCGTAACCGTAATCGTAATAATGACAATTATGATAGAAACGAAGATGATTTTGATGGAAATAATGATGATAACGACAATAACGACAACAATAATTAA
- a CDS encoding DEAD/DEAH box helicase — protein MIENFNDFNLSKEVLKAVVEMGFEEPSPIQKQAIPTMLNNEDIIGQAQTGTGKTASFGIPIVEKVNKNSKTTQAMVLCPTRELSIQVAEEISKLAKYKGVTVVPIYGGQPIERQIRSLKMGVQVIVGTPGRVIDHIKRKTLKTENIKTFVLDEADEMFDMGFREDIEKIIGFLPYERQTTFFSATMDHEMMDFAARYQSEPRLIKVVPKELTVPKVTQYYFALKHNMKLEILSRILDVQNPKLTVVFCNTKKMVDDLTAGLQSRGYFADGLHGDLKQIQRDGVMNKFRNSTIDILVATDVAARGIDVDDVDLVINYDMPQDVEYYVHRIGRTARAGREGTAISFVSPREMNTLSQIQKYTKTKIEKRDMPTLKDLIKRHEERFMEDIKEEINKNEHTKELNLINILMSEDYSPIDIAACLLKHYNENNKLNNHEELIDVDIKKNKKKGNDKTSISNKGGKSNVTEKNSGRIYINIGSRKGVSQRHIVSALCNDANISARDIGDIEIFEKFSFVNIHKNALKDAVNNLNNAHIKGFKVLVELANKKEDSSKFSAKSKDKKNKKDKKDKKGEKSKRDRQKRR, from the coding sequence ATGATAGAAAATTTTAATGATTTTAATTTGTCGAAGGAAGTTTTAAAAGCCGTTGTTGAAATGGGCTTTGAAGAACCTTCTCCAATTCAAAAACAAGCAATTCCGACTATGTTAAACAACGAGGACATTATCGGTCAAGCACAAACGGGAACAGGAAAGACAGCATCTTTCGGTATTCCGATAGTAGAAAAAGTAAATAAAAACAGCAAGACAACTCAGGCAATGGTACTATGTCCAACAAGAGAATTGTCAATTCAAGTTGCAGAAGAAATTTCAAAACTTGCAAAGTATAAGGGAGTAACAGTTGTTCCAATTTATGGAGGACAACCTATAGAAAGACAAATCCGTTCTCTAAAAATGGGAGTTCAAGTTATTGTCGGAACTCCAGGACGTGTTATAGACCATATTAAGAGAAAAACTTTAAAAACTGAAAATATTAAAACTTTTGTATTGGACGAAGCTGATGAAATGTTTGATATGGGCTTTAGAGAAGATATTGAAAAAATTATAGGCTTTTTGCCTTATGAAAGACAAACAACTTTCTTCTCTGCTACAATGGATCATGAAATGATGGATTTTGCTGCAAGATACCAAAGCGAACCAAGACTTATAAAAGTCGTACCAAAGGAATTGACAGTTCCAAAGGTAACTCAATACTATTTTGCACTTAAGCATAATATGAAACTTGAAATTCTATCCCGTATCTTAGATGTTCAAAATCCAAAACTTACAGTAGTTTTTTGTAATACTAAAAAAATGGTTGATGACTTAACTGCAGGGCTTCAATCTCGTGGATATTTTGCGGATGGACTTCATGGAGATTTAAAACAAATCCAAAGAGATGGGGTAATGAATAAATTTAGAAATTCTACAATTGATATTCTAGTTGCGACAGATGTTGCAGCCCGTGGTATAGACGTTGACGATGTAGATTTAGTTATAAACTACGATATGCCTCAAGATGTGGAATACTATGTTCACAGAATAGGTAGAACTGCAAGAGCAGGTAGAGAGGGAACTGCAATAAGTTTTGTTTCTCCAAGGGAAATGAATACTTTATCTCAAATTCAAAAATACACAAAAACTAAAATAGAAAAAAGAGATATGCCAACTCTTAAAGACTTGATTAAAAGACATGAAGAAAGATTTATGGAAGACATCAAGGAAGAAATTAATAAAAATGAACATACAAAAGAGTTAAATCTAATAAATATTCTAATGAGTGAAGACTATTCTCCGATTGATATTGCAGCTTGTCTTTTAAAACATTATAATGAAAATAATAAACTTAACAATCACGAAGAGCTTATAGACGTGGATATTAAGAAGAATAAGAAAAAAGGAAATGACAAGACTTCTATTTCAAACAAGGGTGGAAAGTCAAATGTTACTGAAAAGAATTCTGGAAGGATTTATATTAACATTGGTTCAAGAAAAGGAGTTTCTCAAAGACATATTGTTTCTGCACTTTGTAATGATGCGAATATTAGCGCCAGAGATATTGGAGATATTGAAATTTTTGAAAAGTTCAGTTTTGTAAATATTCATAAAAACGCACTTAAAGATGCAGTAAATAACCTAAACAATGCTCATATTAAGGGCTTTAAGGTTTTAGTTGAACTTGCCAATAAAAAGGAAGACTCTTCAAAATTTTCTGCAAAGTCTAAAGATAAGAAAAATAAAAAGGATAAAAAAGATAAAAAGGGCGAAAAATCCAAACGTGATAGACAAAAGAGAAGATAA
- a CDS encoding TrmH family RNA methyltransferase, with translation MEFCKYKKDLNFSYTMGAFPTIELLQSKNYKTISVLVHSKYDDKAGLEKICDEKGINLIYNDKIVNKLQSKENTFVIGVFEKNFAKIKKDNHILLCEPRDKGNLGTILRTALGFGFKNIAIIDGCDVFDPKTVRASMGAIFKMNVEIFKTFEEYKNTFEENNIYSFILNKGSVSLKNVEIKKPFTLMFGNESHGLENFDLKGTTPVFIEQSEDIDSFNLPIASSIAMYKFTEKE, from the coding sequence ATGGAATTTTGTAAATATAAAAAAGATTTGAATTTTTCATACACAATGGGAGCTTTCCCAACAATTGAGCTTTTACAGTCAAAAAATTACAAGACTATATCAGTTTTGGTACATTCAAAATATGATGATAAAGCAGGTCTTGAAAAAATTTGTGATGAAAAAGGAATTAATTTAATTTATAATGATAAAATTGTAAATAAACTTCAAAGCAAAGAAAATACATTTGTTATTGGAGTTTTTGAAAAAAACTTTGCAAAGATAAAAAAAGACAATCACATACTATTATGTGAGCCGAGAGATAAAGGAAATTTAGGGACAATTTTACGAACTGCATTGGGCTTCGGCTTTAAAAATATTGCAATAATAGACGGTTGTGATGTTTTTGACCCTAAAACTGTTAGAGCTTCAATGGGAGCAATCTTTAAAATGAATGTAGAAATCTTTAAAACTTTCGAAGAATATAAAAATACGTTTGAAGAAAATAATATCTACTCTTTCATTTTAAATAAGGGTTCAGTATCTCTTAAAAATGTGGAGATTAAAAAGCCTTTTACATTGATGTTCGGGAATGAATCACATGGACTTGAAAACTTTGACTTAAAAGGAACAACTCCTGTATTCATAGAACAAAGCGAAGACATAGATAGCTTTAATTTACCAATTGCAAGTTCAATAGCAATGTATAAATTTACGGAAAAAGAATAA